A single genomic interval of Tursiops truncatus isolate mTurTru1 chromosome 16, mTurTru1.mat.Y, whole genome shotgun sequence harbors:
- the SPRN gene encoding shadow of prion protein: MNWTAAACWALLLAATFLCDSGAAKGGRGGARGSARGGLRGGARGASRVRVRPAPRYAGSSLRVAAGAAAGAAAGAAAGLAAGSSWRRAAGPGEHGPDDDEDGAPGGNGTNRSVYSYRAWTSGAGPMGDPHLCLLLGGALGALGLLRT; the protein is encoded by the coding sequence ATGAACTGGACTGCCGCCGCGTGCTGGGCTCTGCTGCTAGCGGCCACCTTCCTCTGCGACAGCGGCGCGGCCAAGGGCGGCCGTGGCGGGGCTCGCGGCAGCGCCCGGGGCGGGCTGCGCGGGGGCGCGCGCGGGGCCTCGAGGGTGCGCGTGAGGCCTGCGCCCCGCTACGCCGGCTCCTCGCTGCGCGTGGCCGCGGGAGCGGCGGCGGGGGCAGCGGCGGGGGCAGCCGCGGGCCTGGCGGCGGGCTCGAGCTGGAGGAGGGCCGCGGGGCCCGGGGAGCACGGCCCAGACGACGACGAGGACGGCGCACCCGGCGGCAACGGAACGAACCGAAGCGTCTACAGCTACCGGGCGTGGACTTCGGGCGCGGGGCCCATGGGCGACCCTCACCTCTGCCTGCTGCTGGGCGGTGCCCTGGGCGCCCTGGGGCTGCTGCGGACCTAG